One Vigna unguiculata cultivar IT97K-499-35 chromosome 7, ASM411807v1, whole genome shotgun sequence genomic region harbors:
- the LOC114191363 gene encoding putative lipid-binding protein At4g00165 has translation MAPERCVLAALSVAALFAVVSGCENCPPTLNASMMKLSGNNSSGGAHTDVLCAAGPSTCPRDTLKLAACSGFLNGWMNFSTGMPPRAQCCAVVDGYADFEVAVCLCTALRANIMGFNLNIPIAFTKLINTCSKNVPDGFICK, from the coding sequence ATGGCTCCCGAAAGGTGTGTTTTGGCGGCACTTAGCGTTGCAGCGTTGTTTGCAGTTGTATCTGGATGCGAGAATTGCCCTCCAACCCTAAATGCTTCAATGATGAAGTTGAGTGGTAACAATAGCAGTGGCGGTGCTCATACTGATGTTCTGTGTGCTGCTGGTCCATCAACGTGTCCACGTGACACACTGAAACTTGCGGCGTGTTCGGGTTTTCTAAACGGGTGGATGAACTTTTCGACGGGTATGCCCCCAAGAGCACAATGTTGCGCTGTGGTCGATGGCTATGCAGACTTTGAAGTTGCAGTGTGCCTTTGCACTGCACTCAGAGCAAACATTATGGGCTTCAACCTCAACATTCCGATCGCCTTTACCAAGCTTATCAACACTTGCTCAAAGAATGTCCCAGACGGTTTCATATGCAAATGA
- the LOC114191870 gene encoding protein TRIGALACTOSYLDIACYLGLYCEROL 1, chloroplastic: MQTSSYSHPLICFSCRNISANGKNKFTVKFCAPFPSQWDRKCEFSGRPQVYNFPGPIKPKRLFVLHNTDDSHPSASTVADEMNTNHAPNGASPAFLSNWSPPRYLWRGLSVLILAGQVIVKTLKGKIHWRNTLQQLERVGPRSVGVCLLTSAFVGMAFTIQFVREFTRLGLNRSVGGVLALAFSRELSPVVTAIVVAGRIGSAFAAELGTMQVSEQTDTLRVLGSDPVDYLVTPRVIATCIALPLLTLLCFTLGMASSAILADGVYGVSINIILDSAQRALRSWDIISAMIKSQVFGAIISIVSCAWGVTTLGGAKGVGESTTSAVVISLVGIFIADFALSCCFFQGAGDQLKNCI, encoded by the exons ATGCAAACATCATCGTATAGTCATCCTTTAATCTGTTTCTCTTGCAG AAACATCAGTGCAAATGGGAAGAATAAATTTACGGTGAAATTCTGTGCACCATTTCCCTCTCAATGGGATCGGAAATGTGAATTCAGTGGGAGACCTCAAGTTTATAATTTTCCTGGCCCCATAAAACCAAAAAGACTGTTTGTGCTTCATAATACAGATGACAGCCATCCATCTGCTTCTACGGTAGCTGATGAAATGAACACAAATCATGCTCCAAATGGCGCATCACCAGCATTTCTCAGCAACTGGTCACCTCCAAGGTACCTGTGGAGGGGGTTATCAGTTTTAATCCTAGCAGGGCAGGTGATTGTCAAGACTCTAAAGGGAAAGATTCATTGGAGGAACACTCTTCAACAACTGGAGAGAGTTGGTCCAAGATCAGTTGGGGTGTGTCTTTTAACTTCGGCTTTTGTGGGCATGGCCTTCACAATTCAATTTGTAAGAGAGTTCACAAGGTTAGGATTGAACAGGTCTGTAGGTGGGGTTTTAGCTCTGGCTTTCTCAAGGGAGTTGAGTCCTGTGGTTACAGCAATTGTGGTTGCAGGGCGCATTGGAAGTGCTTTTGCAGCAGAGTTAGGAACTATGCAGGTTTCTGAGCAAACTGATACATTGAGAGTTCTTGGTTCAGACCCTGTCGATTACCTGGTGACGCCAAGAGTGATAGCCACTTGTATTGCCCTACCTCTTTTGACCCTATTGTGTTTTACATTAGGGATGGCATCTAGTGCCATTCTTGCTGATGGTGTTTATGGGGTGAGCATCAACATTATCCTGGATTCAGCTCAGCGGGCTCTCAGATCATGGGATATTATTAGTGCAATGATCAAGTCACAGGTTTTTGGTGCTATCATATCTATTGTGAGTTGTGCGTGGGGAGTTACAACTTTGGGAGGTGCTAAAGGTGTCGGGGAATCAACGACGTCAGCTGTGGTTATTTCTCTAGTAGGCATCTTCATCGCTGATTTTGCTCTTTCTTGTTGTTTCTTCCAAGGAGCAGGAGATCAGCTAAAGAATTGCATTTAG
- the LOC114192050 gene encoding putative uncharacterized protein DDB_G0282133: MVLGIRTKSRKTVSVQVHYVIHVQQIKPWPPSQSLRSVQTVSLQWENGDKTSGSLASTTAGVANIEFNESFGLSVVMWREASRKSKHRESFQKNYLEFNLYDKTTKSQLLGSASINFADFGIIKETKALRLLLNCKKSSKHSSPPFLYVSIQPLDTECSSSSPSSSYSKGLSLDKEGGESVTQSLKDDDDVEIASFTDDDDNDDFPSNTAQTNKSASKTTGGSIKISEGGAEGSHGKTAMEAPTQFNGIKPPLSSTILGSNMGNAADGSSSLSKISEETVKRSDPISGIQESNQQSSASCISSSIQPKFERPFNSQATQANSVIKEDDTRDQRLNKKVVEKVTSISDVGVMEAKEKMEEQRKEKKQFGERNELLKNELNKFRTDDSTKKGNFSSITLLNEEPHGKGQKQLDEKNEPLQNELNNFSNDDSTKKGNFIRSTLLNEKPHGKAKKQSIEQNEPLQNELNNFSNDNSTKKENLISATILNEKPHGKGQGQFTKKSELSENELNNFSNDDSMQKGNLSSTTLLNEKPRGKEQSQFPERNEPIINEHNKFSNDESTKKGSTTLLNEKSHAKGQRQFTEKNEPLVNELNSFPHDDSMKKGDLNSTTILNEKPHGKGQRQFTEGNEPLDYKLNNFSNDDSMKKGNLNSTILLNEKPHANEQRQFTERNETFQNEHNNFSSDDSRKKANLITTNLLNEKPHGKGQNQSTENSEPLRNELINFSNDDSTRKGDLISTTLLNEKAHGKEQNQSTEKNEPLQNELNNVSKDDSTKKGNLISIDLLNEKPHGKGQNQSIEKNGPIQNEFNNTNVDSTKKGNLISTALLNEKPHGTRQNQSTEKIEPLQNELTNLSNDDSIKKGNLISTTLLNEKPYVKGKNHSTEKNEPLQNELNNFSNDDSTKKGNLISTTLLNEKPHEKGQKQSPKKNEPLQNELNNLSIDDSTKKGNLISTTLLNEKPHGKGQNQSTEKNEPLLNEIKIFSTDDSSKKENLISTTLLNEKPHEKGQKQSTEKNEPLENELNNFSNDDSTKKRNLISTTLLNEKQHGKGQNESIEKNEPLQNELNNISNGDSTKKENLISTTPLSEKPREKGQNQCNEKNEPLQNELNNVSNDDSTKKGNLISTTLLSKKPHEKGQKQSTEKNEPLQNELNNVSNDDSMKKGNLISTTLLNEKPHGKAQKQSTETNEPVQKELNNFSNDDSTKKGNLISTSLLNVKPHGKGQRQFIEKNQPSKNELNNLSTDDSKKNVNLNSTTLVNEKPLGRGQRQFTEGNETLQNELNNFSIDDSTKKGNLSSTTLLNEKGQRQFTEGNEPLENELNNVSNDDSMKKRNLKSIALLNKKPHGRGQREFIERIEHFENKLNNFSNDDSTKKENLNSTTLQNVKPHGRGQRQFTMRNELIENELNKFCNEDSTKKVDSSSSSLLSKEPHGKGQKQLIEKNEPLENELNNFSDDDCAKKGNLNGITLLDEKPLGKGQKDFTKSNEPFDNGLNKFSNDDSLKRRNLISTTLLNEKHEKGQRQFTERNELLENELNNFSNDDSMKKGNLNSSTLLNEKPHGKVQRQFTERNELLENELNKFCNDDSTMKGNLSSTILLNEEPHGKGQKQLTENNKPLENEFNNFSNDDSMKKGNLSSTILNEKPRKGQGQVMERNEPLENALNHFPSDDSTKKGNLNSITLLNKIPHEHPRLMSDKIEDRENLKVLPQSAENYEQISNQTHNQSQEINTLNDFPIGTACHEDINTSDRFLSNKTEMKAEVDRLREELREAAALEVSMYSVIAEHGSSSNKVHAPARRLSRFYFHACRVGSPATMASAAQSAVSGFVLVSKACGNDVPRLTFWFSNILLLRAIVSKEVENIHFGDGSCINSEWDAVGNTLHKEENDNIEKQFHSWENPKTFLIALEKVEAWIFSRIVESVWWQTLTPYMQSGVAKSTNFKKANERRSRVGDQDQGSFSIYLWKRAFKDACERLCPLRTGGHECGCLAVIARLVMEQLVSRLDFAMFNAILRESAEEMPMDPVSDPISDSKVLPIPAGKSGFAAGAQLKNAVGDWSRWLSDLFSIDDSDSYEVTNENDEPKYESSFKPFLLLNALSDLMMLPLDMLADGSTRKEVCPRFGISLIKRAVNNFVPDEFSPGPIPDAVFDALNSEDIEDDVGAITSLPCSAGPAFYAPLPASSIVGMIQEAGTKTSLKCGSFALKKLYTSDDELDELDSPLSALGMDEPSVSSKEKPALVKGGRKVVRYELLREAWKNSE; this comes from the exons ATGGTACTCGGAATAAGAACAAAGAGTAGAAAAACTGTCTCAGTCCAAGTTCACTACGTAATCCATGTTCAGCAGATCAAGCCTTGGCCCCCTTCACAATCACTGAGATCTGTGCAAACGGTATCACTGCAGTGGGAAAATGGTGATAAAACTTCTGGGTCTCTAGCATCCACCACTGCTGGCGTTGCAAACATCGAATTTAATGAATCTTTCGGGCTTTCAGTTGTTATGTGGAGAGAAGCATCCAGGAAAAGCAAACACCGTGAAAGTTTTCAGAAGAACTACTTAGAGTTTAACTTGTATGATAAGACAACAAAGAGCCAACTATTGGGATCAGCCTCAATAAACTTTGCAGATTTTGGAATTATTAAGGAAACTAAAGCCTTACGCCTTCTATTGAACTGCAAGAAGAGCTCCAAGCATTCTTCACCGCCATTTCTTTATGTTAGTATTCAGCCATTGGACACAGAGTGTTCTAGCTCATCACCAAGCAGCAGCTATTCAAAAGGGTTGTCACTAGACAAGGAAGGAGGTGAATCGGTAACACAGTCACTGAAAGATGACGATGATGTCGAAATTGCCTCTTTTACTGACGACGATGATAATGATGACTTCCCTTCAAATACCGCCCAAACTAACAAATCTGCTTCTAAGACTACGGGAG GCAGTATCAAAATCAGCGAAGGAGGAGCAGAAGGATCTCATGGAAAGACAGCAATGGAAGCGCCCACACAGTTCAATGGTATCAAACCTCCCCTTTCATCTACAATTCTTGGCTCAAACATGGGAAATGCTGCCGATGGCAGCTCTTCATTGTCTAAAATTTCTGAGGAAACTGTCAAACGTTCTGATCCAATTTCTGGAATTCAAGAAAGCAATCAACAATCTTCTGCTTCATGCATTTCATCGAGTATACAACCAAAATTTGAAAGGCCTTTCAATTCTCAAGCAACTCAAGCGAACAGCGTGATTAAAGAAGATGACACAAGAGATCAGagacttaataaaaaagttgtaGAGAAAGTTACCAGTATTTCAGATGTTGGGGTTATGGAGGCCAAAGAAAAAATGGAGGAgcagagaaaagagaaaaaacagtTTGGGGAGAGGAatgaacttttaaaaaatgagctCAATAAGTTCCGCACTGATGATTCTACCAAGAAAGGGAATTTCAGTAGTATTACTCTTTTAAACGAGGAACCACATGGGAAAGGACAAAAACAACTTGATGAGAAGAATGAACCTCTACAAAATGAGCTCAATAATTTTTCCAATGATGATTCTACGAAGAAAGGGAATTTTATTAGGTCTACTCTTCTAAACGAGAAACCACATGGGAAAGCAAAAAAACAGTCTATTGAGCAGAATGAGCCTTTACAAAATGAGCTCAATAATTTTTCCAATGATAATTCTACTAAGAAAGAGAATTTGATTAGCGCTACTATTCTAAACGAGAAACCACATGGGAAAGGACAAGGACAATTTACTAAGAAGAGTGAGCTTTCAGAAAATGAGctcaataatttttcaaatgatGATTCTATGCAGAAAGGGAATTTAAGTAGTACTACTCTTCTAAATGAGAAACCACGTGGGAAAGAACAAAGTCAGTTTCCTGAGAGGAATGAACCTATAATAAATGAGCACAATAAGTTCTCCAATGATGAATCTACAAAGAAAGGGAGTACTACTCTTCTAAACGAGAAATCACATGCGAAAGGACAACGACAGTTTACTGAGAAGAATGAACCTTTAGTAAATGAGCTCAACAGTTTTCCCCATGATGATTCTATGAAGAAGGGGGATTTAAATAGTACCACTATTCTAAACGAGAAACCACATGGGAAAGGACAAAGACAGTTTACTGAAGGGAATGAACCTTTAGATTATAAGCTCAATAACTTTTCTAATGATGATTCTATGAAGAAAGGGAATTTGAATAGTACTATTCTTCTAAACGAGAAACCACACGCGAACGAACAAAGACAATTTACTGAGAGGAATGAAACTTTTCAAAATGAGCACAATAATTTTTCTAGTGATGATTCAAGGAAGAAAGCGAATTTGATTACCACGAATCTTCTGAACGAGAAACCACATGGGAAAGGACAAAACCAATCTACTGAAAACAGTGAGCCTTTACGTAATGAGCTCATTAATTTTTCCAATGATGATTCTACGAGAAAAGGGGATTTGATTAGCACTACGCTTCTAAATGAGAAAGCACATGGGAAAGAACAAAACCAGTCTACTGAGAAGAATGAGCCTTTACAAAATGAGCTCAATAATGTTTCAAAAGATGATTCTACGAAAAAAGGGAATTTGATTAGCATTGATCTTCTAAACGAGAAACCACATGGCAAAGGACAAAACCAGTCTATTGAGAAGAATGGGCCTATACAAAATGAGTTCAATAATACCAATGTTGATTCTACGAAGAAAGGGAATTTAATTAGCACTGCACTTCTAAATGAGAAACCACATGGTACAAGACAAAACCAGTCTACTGAAAAGATTGAACCTTTACAAAATGAGCTCACCAATTTATCCAATGATGATTCTATAAAGAAAGGGAATTTGATTAGCACTACTCTTCTAAACGAGAAACCATACGTGAAAGGAAAAAATCATTCTACTGAGAAGAATGAGCCTTTACAAAATGAGCTCAATAATTTTTCCAATGATGATTCTACGAAGAAAGGAAATTTGATTAGCACTACTCTTCTAAACGAGAAACCACATGAGAAAGGACAAAAACAGTCTCCGAAGAAGAATGAGCCTTTACAAAATGAGCTCAACAATTTGTCCATTGATGATTCTACAAAGAAAGGGAATTTGATTAGCACTACTCTTCTAAACGAGAAACCACACGGAAAAGGACAAAACCAGTCTACTGAGAAGAATGAACCTTTACTAAATGAGATCAAAATTTTTTCTACTGATGATTCTTCgaagaaagaaaatttgattaGCACTACTCTTCTAAACGAGAAACCACATGAGAAAGGACAAAAACAGTCTACGGAGAAGAATGAGCCTTTAGAAAATGAACTCAATAATTTTTCCAATGATGATTCTACGAAGAAAAGAAATTTGATTAGCACCACTCTTCTAAACGAGAAACAACATGGGAAAGGACAAAACGAGTCTATTGAGAAGAATGAGCCTTTACAAAATGAGCTCAATAATATTTCCAATGGTGATTCAACAAAGAAAGAGAATTTGATTAGCACTACTCCTCTAAGCGAGAAACCACGTGAGAAAGGACAAAACCAGTGTAATGAGAAGAATGAACCTTTACAAAATGAGCTCAATAATGTTTCCAATGATGATTCTACGAAGAAAGGGAATTTGATTAGCACTACTCTTCTAAGCAAGAAACCACATGAGAAAGGACAAAAACAGTCTACTGAGAAGAATGAGCCTTTACAAAATGAGCTCAATAATGTTTCCAATGATGATTCTATGAAGAAAGGGAATTTGATTAGCACAACTCTTCTAAACGAAAAACCACATGGGAAAGCACAAAAACAGTCTACTGAGACGAATGAGCCTGTACAAAAAGAGCTCAATAACTTCTCCAATGATGATTCTACGAAGAAAGGGAATTTGATTAGTACATCTCTTCTAAACGTGAAACCACATGGGAAAGGACAAAGacaatttattgaaaagaaCCAGCCTTCAAAAAATGAGCTGAATAATTTGTCCACTGATGATTCtaagaaaaatgtgaatttaaatAGTACAACTCTTGTAAACGAGAAACCACTTGGGAGAGGACAAAGACAGTTTACTGAGGGGAATGAAACTTTACAAAATGAGCTCAATAATTTTTCCATTGATGATTCTACGAAGAAAGGGAATTTGAGTAGTACTACACTTCTAAACGAGAAAGGACAAAGACAATTTACCGAGGGGAATGAACCCTTAGAAAATGAGCTCAATAATGTTTCCAATGATGATTCTATGaagaagagaaatttaaaaagtattgcTCTTCTAAACAAGAAACCACATGGAAGAGGACAAAGAGAGTTTATTGAGAGGattgaacattttgaaaataAGCTGAATAATTTTTCCAATGATGATTCTACAAAGAAAGAGAATTTGAATAGTACTACTCTTCAGAACGTGAAACCACATGGGAGAGGACAAAGACAATTTACTATGAGGAATGAACTTATAGAAAATGAGCTCAATAAGTTTTGCAATGAGGATTCTACGAAGAAAGTGGATTCAAGTAGTAGTAGTCTTCTAAGTAAGGAACCACATGGGAAGGGACAAAAACAACTTATTGAGAAGAATGAACCTTTAGAAAATGAGCTCAATAATTTTTCTGATGATGATTGTGCGAAGAAGGGGAATTTGAATGGTATTACTCTTCTAGACGAGAAACCACTTGGGAAAGGACAAAAAGATTTCACTAAGAGTAATGAGCCTTTTGACAATGGGctcaacaaattttcaaatgatGATTCGTTGAAGAGAAGGAATTTAATCAGTACTACTCTCTTAAATGAGAAACATGAGAAAGGACAAAGACAGTTTACCGAGAGGAATGAACTTTTAGAAAATGAGCTCAATAACTTTTCCAATGATGATTCTATGAAGAAAGGGAATTTGAATAGTAGTACTCTTCTAAACGAGAAGCCACATGGGAAAGTACAAAGACAGTTTACCGAGAGGAATGAACTTTTAGAAAATGAGCTCAATAAGTTCTGCAATGATGATTCTACCATGAAAGGGAATTTAAGTAGTACAATTCTTCTAAATGAGGAACCACATGGGAAAGGACAGAAACAACTTACTGAGAATAATAAACCTTTAGAAAATGAGTTCAATAATTTTTCCAATGACGATTCTATGAAGAAGGGGAATTTAAGTAGTACTATTTTAAACGAGAAACCACGGAAAGGACAAGGACAGGTCATGGAGAGAAATGAACCTTTAGAAAATGCGCTCAATCATTTTCCTAGTGATGATTCTACGAAGAAAGGGAATCTAAATAGTATTACTCTTCTAAATAAGATACCACATGAACACCCAAGATTGATGAGTGACAAAATTGAAGACAGGGAGAATTTAAAAGTTCTTCCACAATCTGCTGAGAACTATGAGCAAATCAGTAATCAGACCCATAATCAGTCACAGGAGATTAATACTTTGAATGATTTTCCTATTGGTACGGCTTGCCATGAAGACATTAATACAAGTGACCGCTTTCTTAGCAATAAAACTGAAATGAAGGCTGAAGTTGACAGGCTTCGAGAAGAGCTGAGGGAAGCTGCTGCTCTTGAAGTTTCAATGTACTCAGTTATTGCTGAACATGGTAGCTCGTCAAACAAGGTCCATGCACCTGCTCGGCGCCTTTCTAGATTCTATTTCCATGCTTGTAGAGTTGGGTCTCCTGCTACAATGGCTAGTGCAGCCCAGAGTGCTGTCTCGGGATTTGTCTTGGTTTCTAAAGCATGTGGAAATGACGTTCCAAG GTTGACATTTTGGTTCTCAAATATATTATTGCTGAGAGCAATTGTGAGCAAAGAAGTTGAGAATATACACTTTGGTGATGGTTCATGCATCAACAGTGAATGGGATGCAGTTGGCAACACTCTtcataaagaagaaaatgacaACATAGAAAAACAATTTCATAGCTGGGAGAATCCAAAGACATTCTTAATTGCATTAGAAAAGGTTGAAGCATGGATATTCTCTCGAATTGTTGAGTCTGTCTGGTGGCAG ACTCTGACACCATACATGCAGTCTGGAGTTGCAAAGAGCACTAATTTTAAGAAAGCAAATGAAAGAAGATCCCGTGTGGGTGATCAAGATCAAGGaagtttttctatttatttatggaAAAGAGCTTTCAAGGATGCATGTGAAAGGCTTTGTCCTCTTCGAACCGGTGGTCATGAGTGTGGCTGCTTGGCTGTGATAGCTAGATTG gtGATGGAGCAGTTGGTTAGTAGACTTGATTTTGCTATGTTCAATGCTATTCTTCGGGAATCCGCCGAAGAGATGCCCATGGATCCTGTATCTGACCCCATTAGTGATTCTAAGGTTCTTCCAATTCCAGCTGGGAAATCAGGCTTTGCGGCTGGTGCGCAACTGAAGAATGCT GTTGGTGACTGGTCAAGATGGCTTTCAGATTTATTTAGCATTGATGATAGTGACTCCTATGAAGTTACCAATGAAAACGATGAACCCAAATATGAATCATCCTTCAAACCTTTCCTTCTCCTCAATGCCTTAAGCGATTTGATGATGCTTCCATTGGACATGCTTGCAGATGGGTCTACGAGAAAAGAG GTTTGCCCTAGATTTGGCATTTCATTGATTAAACGAGCAGTCAACAATTTTGTTCCTGATGAATTCTCCCCAGGCCCTATCCCGGATGCTGTTTTTGATGCCCTGAACAGTGAG gaTATTGAGGATGATGTAGGGGCTATTACAAGCTTGCCATGTTCTGCTGGTCCCGCGTTCTATGCACCACTTCCAGCTTCTTCAATTGTAGGCATGATACAAGAAGCGGGAACAAAAACTTCACTAAAATGTGGCTCATTTGCgctcaaaaaattatataccaGTGATGATGAACTTGATGAGTTGGATTCACCACTTTCTGCTCTTGGCATGGATGAACCATCAGTTTCGTCCAAGGAAAAGCCTGCACTAGTGAAGGGAGGGCGTAAGGTTGTACGATATGAGCTCTTGCGGGAAGCGTGGAAGAATAGTGAATGA